A window of the Deltaproteobacteria bacterium genome harbors these coding sequences:
- the ilvD gene encoding dihydroxy-acid dehydratase, with protein sequence MLKRINMFLNKYSSRITQDREQPASQAMLYGIGLTKEDLTKPFVGIASTWYEGNTCNMHLLDLAQLAKKGCQEAGLVGLIFGAIGVSDGISMGTDGMNYSLQSREIIADSIETVMAAHWYDANISVVGCDKNMPGSVIAMGRLNRPSIMVYGGTIRPGHWQGKTLDIVSSFEGLGQFLAGKIQEAELDCILQNSCPGAGACGGMYTANTMASAIEALGMSLPYSSSYPAVSEEKRSECLKVGSAIRNLLEKEMTPKKIMTKRAFENAMTIVMALGGSTNAVLHLIAMAKSVGVKLILDDFQRISDRTPFLADLKPSGKYVMEDLCEAGGVPAVMKLLLKEGYLHGECLTVTGKTLAENLEPLPGLKEGQKTIFPLTNPIKKSGHIQILYGNLAPKGAVAKITGKEGTSFTGKAKVFNSEEAAIKALEKKRIKKGDVIVIRYEGPKGGPGMSEMLKVTAVVMGAGLGKDVALITDGRFSGGTHGFVVGHITPEAQEGGAIALIENGDEITIDAVKRKLTLNLPAKEIKMRLKKWKAPPLKATQGTLYKYIRNVSSASEGAVTDGPSGGRIQHYV encoded by the coding sequence ATGCTTAAGAGAATAAACATGTTCCTCAACAAATATAGTTCTCGCATCACGCAAGATCGCGAACAGCCCGCCTCACAGGCGATGCTGTATGGGATCGGACTCACGAAGGAAGATCTCACGAAGCCTTTTGTCGGGATTGCGAGCACCTGGTACGAGGGGAACACCTGCAACATGCACCTCCTCGATCTGGCGCAACTGGCAAAGAAGGGGTGTCAGGAGGCCGGTCTCGTCGGATTGATCTTTGGGGCGATCGGGGTCAGCGACGGAATCTCGATGGGGACCGACGGGATGAATTACTCGCTGCAGTCCCGCGAGATCATCGCCGATTCGATCGAGACGGTCATGGCGGCGCATTGGTATGATGCCAACATCTCCGTAGTCGGTTGTGACAAGAATATGCCTGGCTCAGTGATCGCAATGGGACGGCTGAATCGTCCCAGCATCATGGTCTACGGCGGGACGATCCGTCCCGGTCATTGGCAGGGGAAGACACTGGATATCGTCTCTTCCTTTGAGGGATTGGGCCAGTTTCTGGCGGGCAAGATTCAGGAAGCTGAGCTGGATTGTATTTTGCAAAATTCCTGTCCGGGGGCCGGTGCCTGTGGCGGGATGTACACAGCGAACACGATGGCCTCCGCGATCGAGGCGCTCGGGATGAGTCTGCCTTACAGTTCCTCTTATCCGGCGGTCAGTGAGGAAAAAAGATCAGAGTGTTTGAAGGTTGGATCAGCGATCCGGAATCTCTTGGAAAAAGAGATGACTCCGAAAAAGATCATGACAAAGAGGGCGTTTGAAAATGCGATGACGATCGTGATGGCGCTCGGGGGGTCGACCAATGCGGTCCTCCACCTGATCGCAATGGCGAAGTCAGTCGGTGTGAAATTGATACTCGATGATTTTCAGCGGATCAGTGATCGAACCCCTTTTCTTGCCGATCTAAAGCCGTCCGGAAAATATGTGATGGAGGACCTTTGCGAGGCAGGAGGTGTTCCTGCTGTCATGAAGCTCTTGCTCAAAGAAGGCTACCTTCATGGGGAATGTCTGACGGTGACCGGCAAGACCTTGGCAGAGAATCTCGAACCTCTCCCCGGTCTGAAAGAGGGGCAAAAAACTATCTTTCCGTTAACGAATCCGATCAAAAAATCTGGTCACATCCAGATCCTCTATGGAAATCTTGCGCCAAAAGGGGCGGTCGCGAAGATTACCGGAAAAGAAGGGACCTCATTTACAGGGAAGGCGAAGGTCTTCAACAGTGAAGAGGCGGCGATCAAGGCGCTCGAAAAAAAGAGGATCAAAAAGGGGGATGTTATTGTGATCCGATACGAAGGTCCGAAGGGGGGTCCCGGGATGAGTGAGATGCTCAAGGTGACGGCGGTTGTGATGGGGGCCGGGCTCGGGAAGGATGTTGCGTTGATCACCGACGGCCGATTTTCGGGCGGGACGCATGGGTTTGTGGTCGGTCATATCACACCCGAGGCCCAGGAAGGTGGGGCGATCGCGCTGATTGAAAATGGGGATGAAATCACGATCGATGCGGTAAAAAGAAAATTGACCCTGAATCTCCCTGCAAAAGAGATCAAGATGCGGCTCAAAAAATGGAAGGCCCCACCCCTCAAGGCGACGCAAGGGACCCTTTACAAGTACATCCGGAATGTTTCCTCCGCCTCCGAAGGGGCCGTGACGGACGGACCCTCAGGGGGGAGGATTCAACATTATGTTTGA
- the budA gene encoding acetolactate decarboxylase yields MKQVLSLLLLLLAAIPIAWAEPDTDLIYQTSKLDDLIAGRYDGKIKLSTVKKQGDFGLGTFNRLDGEMIELDGSFYQVKEDGKVYAISPAMADSLKTPFATVTFFETDRKATTDQPLNFEQLKAFLDSLLLNKETFYAVKIEGSFSYLKARTPVAQKKPYPPLEEALKTERTFEFKEVKGTLVGFRCPESAKGTNIPGYHFHFLTEDKQGGGHLLELTTAEINVSIDETPRHQVASGK; encoded by the coding sequence ATGAAACAAGTCTTATCCCTTTTACTTCTTTTGCTGGCGGCAATACCGATCGCCTGGGCCGAGCCGGATACCGACCTGATCTATCAAACCTCAAAGCTAGATGACCTTATCGCAGGTCGTTATGATGGAAAAATCAAACTCAGCACGGTCAAGAAACAGGGGGACTTCGGACTTGGCACCTTTAATCGTCTGGATGGAGAAATGATCGAACTCGATGGGAGCTTCTATCAGGTCAAGGAAGATGGGAAGGTGTACGCGATTAGCCCTGCCATGGCCGATTCCCTGAAGACCCCTTTTGCCACGGTGACATTTTTTGAGACTGATCGAAAGGCAACGACGGATCAACCACTCAACTTCGAACAGCTCAAGGCGTTTCTGGACAGTCTGCTCCTGAATAAAGAAACCTTCTATGCCGTAAAGATTGAGGGGAGTTTTTCCTACCTCAAAGCAAGAACCCCTGTGGCCCAGAAAAAACCGTATCCGCCTCTCGAAGAGGCCTTGAAGACAGAACGAACCTTTGAATTTAAAGAGGTGAAAGGAACCCTCGTCGGTTTTCGTTGCCCAGAATCGGCAAAAGGGACCAATATCCCCGGCTATCACTTCCACTTTTTGACAGAAGACAAACAGGGTGGCGGCCATCTGCTCGAACTGACGACTGCCGAGATCAACGTCTCGATCGACGAGACACCCCGTCATCAGGTCGCCTCAGGAAAATAA
- a CDS encoding helix-hairpin-helix domain-containing protein, with product MKKTVLMALVAISLISSFASAKTKEVEGIVNLNTASVQELMLLPGIGKSKAEAIVAYRQAHPFKSSEELSEIKGIGPKMLQKLEKYLTVTGPSTLHEVSNKPQKTLQ from the coding sequence ATGAAAAAAACAGTACTTATGGCCCTCGTGGCCATCAGCCTCATCAGTTCTTTCGCCTCTGCAAAAACAAAAGAGGTCGAAGGGATCGTGAATCTCAACACCGCCTCCGTGCAAGAACTCATGCTCCTGCCAGGGATTGGAAAATCGAAGGCAGAGGCGATCGTCGCCTATCGGCAGGCGCATCCGTTCAAGTCATCTGAGGAACTTTCCGAGATCAAGGGGATCGGCCCGAAGATGCTTCAGAAACTCGAGAAGTATCTGACAGTCACCGGCCCGTCCACCCTCCACGAGGTCTCCAACAAACCTCAAAAGACCCTGCAGTAG
- a CDS encoding Nramp family divalent metal transporter: MSQNLNSSSAKVSIPVFPGLLKMLGPGIVWMAFAQGSGELIWWPYLTAKYGLFFLFLIIPAALLQYPIAYEIGRYTLCTGEGIWQGFIRLSKGFSFLLWLLMLVTFFWFGAYASAGGTALAEITGFPNGWSQKGQSLFWAYVSMAVFLFPLLLSRRVYRFIEGLMWFVAIFTVVGLIVASLHPSVLAVAPEFLRGLIGLSGPIARPWESKDAALLVTAITFMGLGGFFNLFYSYWLKEKGIGMARVQDAAGVSQVMADSSENRRELFRWLRFLRFDASVGIVGNLFTTLIVCLLAYAVLFPQGVYPDKWEIAVVQSRFFEFQWGAIGKVLFLFVAAAFLVDSWLTAIDGLSRINTDVVSHLFPSASKKTPRWWYLFFLLLFTVITVVTMPLAQPGTLILMTGILNFTGTVLYAIPLWILNYRWLPRQNPSFVRPSSWASTFLWISIIAYFVLMIAFLWVKFLG, translated from the coding sequence ATGTCTCAGAATTTGAATTCGTCTTCAGCGAAAGTCTCAATCCCGGTATTCCCCGGTTTATTGAAAATGTTGGGCCCCGGTATTGTCTGGATGGCGTTTGCGCAAGGGTCCGGGGAACTGATCTGGTGGCCCTATCTCACGGCAAAATACGGTCTCTTCTTTCTCTTTTTGATCATTCCGGCAGCCCTCCTTCAATATCCGATTGCTTACGAGATTGGCCGTTACACCCTCTGTACTGGTGAAGGGATCTGGCAAGGATTCATCCGCCTCAGCAAGGGTTTCTCATTTCTTCTTTGGCTGCTCATGCTTGTCACCTTTTTCTGGTTCGGGGCCTATGCCTCGGCGGGCGGGACGGCATTGGCAGAGATCACCGGGTTTCCCAACGGTTGGAGCCAAAAGGGGCAATCCCTCTTTTGGGCCTACGTCTCGATGGCCGTTTTTCTCTTCCCACTCCTTTTGAGTCGACGCGTCTACCGATTCATTGAAGGTTTGATGTGGTTTGTGGCAATCTTTACGGTTGTTGGTCTCATCGTTGCCTCTCTACACCCTTCCGTCTTGGCGGTTGCCCCTGAATTTTTGCGAGGGTTGATCGGGCTCTCTGGCCCGATCGCTCGCCCGTGGGAATCTAAAGATGCCGCGCTCTTGGTGACCGCCATTACCTTCATGGGGCTCGGGGGATTTTTTAATCTCTTTTACTCCTATTGGCTCAAGGAAAAAGGGATTGGCATGGCGCGGGTCCAGGATGCTGCAGGGGTTTCCCAGGTTATGGCTGATTCCTCAGAGAATCGGAGAGAACTTTTTCGCTGGCTTCGATTTCTACGGTTTGACGCGAGTGTCGGCATTGTCGGAAATTTATTCACGACTCTGATAGTTTGCCTCTTGGCCTACGCGGTGCTGTTTCCTCAAGGGGTTTATCCCGATAAGTGGGAGATCGCCGTGGTTCAATCTCGTTTTTTTGAGTTTCAGTGGGGTGCCATCGGAAAGGTCCTTTTTCTCTTTGTCGCTGCCGCCTTTCTTGTCGATAGTTGGTTGACCGCGATTGACGGACTCAGTCGGATCAATACCGATGTTGTTTCTCATCTTTTCCCAAGTGCTTCGAAAAAAACGCCTCGCTGGTGGTACCTTTTCTTTCTCCTGCTCTTTACGGTGATTACCGTCGTCACGATGCCCCTGGCCCAACCTGGCACCCTCATCTTGATGACAGGGATTTTGAATTTCACCGGGACCGTTCTCTACGCGATTCCGCTCTGGATCCTTAACTATCGCTGGTTGCCGAGGCAGAACCCCTCTTTTGTCCGACCGAGTTCTTGGGCCTCGACCTTTCTATGGATTTCTATTATTGCCTACTTTGTGTTGATGATCGCCTTTCTCTGGGTGAAGTTTTTAGGTTAG
- a CDS encoding methyltransferase domain-containing protein, translating into MSPRTSTKYFRHTIAQEYDGHVKSMIHHYEEMQSAILDPIFHSPRRKLKFLDLGMGTGNLSKLILERYSNSQVTGIEVSSDMMDIARRKLRKFGKRIQCVHSDFTQMAFPDCRYDVIASCMSLHHIESPAAKQRYYRQLYHSLRKGGILTFGEPIKGESRFLDRYYWGRMVLFIKQNYRHPQWILKHEREEDFPEKIADHMRWLTKTGFRDSHVVWRRWNYAVIAAYKK; encoded by the coding sequence ATGTCACCGAGAACCAGCACAAAATATTTCCGGCACACGATAGCTCAAGAATACGACGGTCATGTGAAGAGCATGATTCACCATTATGAAGAGATGCAATCGGCGATTTTGGATCCGATCTTTCATTCGCCGAGGAGAAAGTTGAAATTTCTTGATCTGGGGATGGGGACTGGCAACTTGAGCAAGCTTATTTTGGAAAGGTATTCCAATTCACAAGTCACAGGGATCGAGGTCTCATCGGATATGATGGATATCGCCAGGCGGAAATTAAGGAAATTTGGCAAAAGAATCCAATGTGTTCATAGCGACTTCACACAGATGGCGTTTCCGGATTGTCGTTACGATGTGATTGCCTCCTGCATGTCTCTCCATCATATTGAGTCGCCCGCTGCTAAACAGAGATACTATCGCCAGTTGTATCATTCATTGAGGAAGGGCGGCATTCTTACATTTGGTGAACCGATAAAGGGTGAGAGCCGGTTTTTGGATCGATACTATTGGGGTCGGATGGTCTTGTTTATAAAACAAAACTACAGGCACCCTCAATGGATCCTCAAGCATGAACGAGAGGAAGATTTTCCGGAGAAGATTGCTGATCATATGCGATGGCTTACCAAAACCGGATTTAGAGATTCTCATGTTGTCTGGCGACGGTGGAACTACGCCGTCATAGCGGCGTACAAAAAATGA
- the glpK gene encoding glycerol kinase GlpK encodes MKDLILAIDQGTTGTTVIILDRELRILAKRNNEFPQHYPRPGWVEHIPEEIWEGTVKTIGQAILEANIRPERIAGIGITNQRETTILWDRKSGRSVHPAIVWQDRRTAPLCEKLKKSGWGKKIREKTGLVLDPYFSGTKVRWLLDNVPGLRKRAREICFGTIDSYLVYQLTDGVHLTDVSNASRTLFMNLKELEWDEKLLQLFRVPREILPRIASSSEVYGYTKGLTVLPDGIPVCGMAGDQQAALFGQACFGSGEAKCTYGTGSFLLMNTGRKIVRSRFGMLTTVAWKLGGEVTYALEGSAFIAGAAVQWLRDGLKFIQNSSEIEVLATSVPDSGGVSFVPAFVGLGAPHWNAEARGLICGLTRGTTSAHIARATLEGIAFLQYDILQAMQRDLGKRLRILKVDGGASANNLLMQFQSDILGVELSRPRMIETTALGAAFLAGLAVSVWKDKSEIAAHWKEDRRFKPQMKKREIATHLSRWHEAVKKA; translated from the coding sequence ATGAAGGATCTTATTCTTGCCATCGATCAGGGGACGACCGGCACGACAGTCATTATTTTGGATCGTGAATTGCGGATCCTTGCCAAGAGGAACAATGAATTCCCCCAGCATTATCCGAGGCCGGGTTGGGTTGAGCATATTCCGGAAGAAATTTGGGAGGGGACGGTCAAGACGATCGGTCAGGCGATCCTTGAGGCGAATATCCGTCCTGAAAGGATCGCAGGGATCGGCATTACGAATCAACGTGAGACGACGATCCTGTGGGATCGCAAGAGTGGTCGATCGGTTCATCCTGCGATCGTCTGGCAGGACAGGCGGACAGCACCGCTTTGCGAAAAACTCAAGAAATCAGGGTGGGGAAAAAAGATCAGAGAAAAAACAGGTCTTGTGCTCGATCCCTATTTTTCTGGAACGAAGGTTCGGTGGCTCCTGGATAATGTCCCGGGCTTAAGGAAAAGGGCTCGAGAGATCTGTTTTGGGACGATCGATAGTTATTTGGTTTACCAATTGACCGACGGGGTTCATCTCACTGATGTCTCAAACGCCTCCCGAACCCTGTTCATGAATCTCAAAGAGTTGGAGTGGGACGAGAAGCTTCTTCAGCTCTTTCGTGTGCCGAGGGAGATTCTTCCTCGTATCGCCTCCTCCTCAGAGGTTTATGGTTATACAAAAGGGCTGACCGTCCTGCCCGATGGAATCCCGGTCTGTGGAATGGCCGGGGATCAGCAGGCGGCCCTTTTTGGGCAGGCCTGTTTTGGTTCTGGTGAGGCGAAGTGCACCTATGGGACAGGGTCTTTTTTGCTCATGAATACCGGCAGAAAAATTGTTCGGTCTCGTTTTGGGATGCTGACCACTGTGGCATGGAAATTGGGTGGAGAGGTGACGTATGCGCTCGAGGGGAGTGCCTTTATCGCCGGCGCGGCGGTTCAGTGGCTGCGTGACGGGCTAAAATTTATCCAGAACTCCTCGGAGATCGAGGTGCTTGCCACCTCTGTCCCAGATAGCGGCGGTGTTTCGTTTGTCCCGGCGTTTGTCGGTTTGGGGGCGCCCCATTGGAATGCCGAGGCGCGGGGTCTCATCTGTGGTCTCACCCGCGGGACAACATCGGCGCATATCGCGCGTGCGACCTTGGAAGGGATCGCCTTCCTTCAATATGATATTTTGCAGGCGATGCAGAGGGATTTGGGAAAGAGATTGAGGATTCTTAAAGTGGACGGTGGGGCCTCGGCGAACAACCTCTTGATGCAGTTTCAATCAGACATTTTGGGGGTCGAGCTCTCGCGACCCCGGATGATCGAGACGACCGCATTAGGCGCCGCGTTTCTTGCCGGCCTTGCGGTCTCTGTCTGGAAAGATAAATCAGAGATCGCCGCTCATTGGAAAGAGGATCGACGGTTTAAGCCTCAAATGAAAAAGAGAGAGATAGCGACTCATCTGTCTCGCTGGCATGAGGCGGTCAAGAAGGCCTGA
- a CDS encoding thermonuclease family protein, with protein sequence MPRITGGLNNLGVRGFWLPLFLSSAAISVVTNTLMTGWQRLKYDQFAPGQNGLQQWSVGLLMSIPSTMLGMGGSQVFRNISQFLVFDAGTEVVQAFASAGIGSTLESTGLQQKRDLTAWQRIGEELATGLLYMGMGRFVGGTARGYIEAYEPTKQPFTWVSGEKVGQRLRFGIDTLVDRLRSTEEIRLAEMAAMEVGALPLRPDLPPGIDLDNPPWISAPWKRGSEDQARWYPERTDDIKQVRANRIAAYALRTLVRRHTRNNLRTRIWHMIDESTRSIRNPAEKQRVRAELAEALLGPGARDVRSKAPTADAQAAAATKSPRERLALERELGTMIDRVCSGIRSDDLRAQLRTRLEKAFITDKLGSNPRDKVWNVINDLTKGIGDPGEKRRARGQLAEALLGPASRGGGEARQGKVALEDQIWEMINRLTANITDTRVKGRLRAQLSDNLIRMGLRKGQTIYTDVPYIADLEFQVRRVRDGKYMDPAENPFFFPVVDGDTIHVWAEGMRESISIRFACANTLEATHEYLGDQVLPPEWRCLRGEFGAYGGWKFLQDLLAAHDNKVYLRVYEVDDYGRPVCEVYLKKKGEVPKGEDPYINVNLELVRAGWAHAYFITPDSSGMIHEYIAAQEEARAARRGIWQHPVLASEDLFVTSYHGYAHQMDPAWKPSRNDRKSPANKEYLRVFNTSTHYVNLKGYKVKVGDRVTEIKRDFWLPPAHGVKLYSHSSVYDGTPYNMNGRAEMFIDLELDLQEFGSRRKDHHFWHQDDPLELIHPDGHLMCQEAASAAAFAKLDPKFRALRGHVF encoded by the coding sequence ATGCCCCGGATCACGGGGGGACTTAATAATCTGGGAGTCCGTGGATTCTGGCTCCCACTCTTTCTCTCATCTGCAGCGATCTCAGTCGTCACCAATACCTTGATGACCGGCTGGCAGCGTTTAAAATACGATCAATTTGCCCCGGGACAAAATGGGCTTCAGCAGTGGTCTGTCGGTCTCCTCATGTCGATCCCCTCAACAATGCTCGGGATGGGGGGCTCTCAAGTTTTCCGGAATATCAGTCAATTCTTGGTCTTCGATGCCGGGACGGAAGTCGTCCAGGCGTTTGCCTCTGCCGGTATCGGATCGACACTCGAGTCGACCGGTCTTCAACAAAAGAGGGATCTCACCGCGTGGCAGAGAATCGGGGAAGAGCTGGCGACCGGTCTCTTGTACATGGGGATGGGGCGGTTTGTCGGGGGAACTGCTCGCGGGTATATCGAGGCCTACGAACCGACCAAACAGCCGTTTACCTGGGTCTCTGGTGAGAAGGTTGGGCAGCGACTACGGTTTGGAATCGATACTCTGGTCGATCGACTTCGGTCCACAGAAGAAATCAGACTTGCAGAGATGGCAGCAATGGAGGTGGGGGCTCTCCCTCTTCGACCTGATCTCCCCCCCGGTATCGATCTCGATAACCCCCCTTGGATCTCCGCCCCCTGGAAAAGGGGGAGCGAGGATCAGGCGAGGTGGTACCCGGAGCGGACCGATGATATCAAACAGGTTCGAGCAAACCGGATTGCGGCCTATGCATTACGGACCCTTGTCCGACGACATACCCGAAATAATCTGAGGACTCGCATCTGGCATATGATCGATGAGTCGACGCGGTCGATCCGGAACCCTGCTGAGAAACAAAGGGTCAGGGCGGAACTGGCCGAGGCGTTGCTTGGTCCTGGCGCACGGGATGTGAGGTCAAAGGCACCTACTGCCGATGCTCAAGCAGCAGCTGCCACAAAATCTCCCAGGGAACGACTCGCCCTCGAACGGGAACTTGGGACGATGATTGATCGGGTCTGCTCCGGTATCAGGAGTGACGATCTGAGGGCGCAACTCCGAACCCGATTGGAGAAGGCCTTCATCACCGACAAACTGGGCTCTAATCCGAGGGACAAGGTCTGGAATGTTATTAATGATCTGACAAAGGGGATTGGCGATCCTGGAGAGAAAAGAAGGGCGCGGGGTCAATTAGCCGAGGCGCTTCTCGGTCCTGCCTCCAGGGGTGGTGGTGAAGCACGTCAGGGGAAGGTAGCCTTGGAGGATCAGATTTGGGAGATGATTAATCGCCTGACGGCAAATATCACAGATACAAGGGTTAAGGGGCGGCTGCGTGCGCAGTTGTCTGATAATCTTATTCGGATGGGGCTTCGCAAGGGACAGACAATCTATACCGATGTCCCCTATATTGCCGATCTTGAATTTCAGGTTCGAAGGGTCCGGGATGGGAAGTATATGGACCCGGCCGAAAATCCGTTTTTCTTCCCTGTCGTCGATGGGGATACGATCCATGTCTGGGCGGAGGGGATGCGGGAATCGATTTCAATCCGCTTCGCCTGTGCGAATACGCTGGAGGCGACCCACGAATATCTCGGTGACCAAGTCCTCCCACCGGAGTGGCGATGCCTGCGAGGAGAGTTTGGGGCATACGGCGGCTGGAAATTCTTGCAAGACCTGCTCGCAGCCCATGATAATAAGGTCTATCTGAGGGTCTATGAGGTGGATGACTACGGACGCCCCGTCTGTGAGGTCTATCTCAAGAAAAAGGGAGAGGTCCCGAAGGGAGAAGACCCGTATATCAATGTCAATCTGGAACTGGTCAGGGCAGGCTGGGCGCATGCCTATTTTATTACCCCCGATAGCTCTGGGATGATTCATGAGTATATTGCGGCCCAGGAAGAGGCCCGCGCGGCGCGACGTGGGATCTGGCAACATCCAGTCCTCGCGAGTGAGGATCTTTTTGTCACAAGCTATCATGGATATGCGCATCAAATGGATCCCGCTTGGAAGCCATCACGCAATGACAGAAAATCCCCTGCAAACAAGGAATATTTGCGCGTCTTTAATACGAGCACCCATTACGTCAATCTCAAAGGATATAAGGTAAAGGTTGGTGATCGTGTCACCGAGATTAAGCGTGATTTCTGGCTCCCACCCGCCCACGGGGTCAAACTCTACAGTCACTCTTCCGTCTACGATGGGACGCCTTATAATATGAACGGGCGGGCTGAGATGTTTATCGACCTCGAATTGGATCTCCAGGAGTTTGGATCAAGGAGAAAAGACCATCACTTCTGGCACCAGGATGATCCCCTCGAATTGATCCATCCCGATGGGCATCTCATGTGTCAAGAGGCTGCGAGCGCTGCGGCGTTCGCAAAACTCGATCCTAAATTCAGGGCGTTAAGAGGACACGTCTTCTAA
- a CDS encoding Fic family protein, with protein sequence MKRLIQTPLNPEVLRYLQEIATFNERWKVVNTSPDFYSDLKKTTIITSAGASTRIEGAHLSDKEILKRLDGIRIQKIQDRDEAEVAGYIDSMKYIFDQFRELAISEHTIRSLHQMMCQYLSHDILPPNQRGVYKNITNAVIRVDPSTGSRETMFETTPPGPQTETAMRELVEDYTHFIEDPNFSDLEVIAAFIVKFLAIHPFRDGNGRISRLLTTLCLLQQGYEFSMFASHEKIIEENKDQYYVALRQTQATFKDSPDLNPWFLFFLKVLEKQTDFLEGKLMPKKLGRMTALEDKVLKLIQAHQPVSIGFLERESKIKRVTLKNILSRLKQQGVIEMSGERKGSSYKLATSL encoded by the coding sequence ATGAAGAGACTTATTCAGACCCCTTTAAATCCTGAGGTCTTAAGATACCTCCAGGAGATCGCTACCTTTAATGAACGTTGGAAGGTGGTGAACACATCCCCGGATTTTTATTCGGACCTTAAAAAAACGACGATCATTACTTCCGCCGGAGCTTCAACACGAATCGAAGGGGCCCATCTCTCCGATAAGGAGATCCTTAAACGTCTCGATGGAATAAGAATTCAGAAAATTCAGGATAGAGACGAGGCTGAAGTTGCCGGATATATCGACTCGATGAAATATATTTTCGATCAATTCAGGGAACTTGCCATCTCGGAACACACCATTCGATCCCTTCATCAGATGATGTGCCAGTATCTCTCCCATGACATTCTTCCGCCCAATCAACGGGGTGTCTATAAAAACATTACAAATGCCGTTATTCGAGTCGATCCTTCAACCGGAAGTCGGGAAACCATGTTTGAAACAACCCCTCCCGGTCCTCAAACGGAGACCGCGATGAGAGAGTTGGTGGAGGACTACACTCATTTTATAGAAGACCCAAATTTTTCAGATCTGGAGGTCATCGCAGCATTTATTGTCAAATTTTTGGCGATCCATCCTTTCCGGGATGGAAACGGCCGGATCTCCAGACTACTGACCACTCTTTGTCTTCTCCAACAGGGGTATGAGTTTAGTATGTTCGCCTCCCATGAAAAGATTATTGAAGAGAACAAGGATCAATATTACGTTGCCCTGCGTCAAACCCAAGCGACATTCAAGGACTCGCCCGACCTGAATCCATGGTTTCTTTTTTTTCTGAAGGTCTTGGAGAAACAAACGGATTTTCTCGAAGGTAAATTAATGCCTAAAAAGCTGGGGAGAATGACCGCCTTGGAGGATAAGGTATTGAAGTTAATTCAGGCACATCAGCCTGTCTCTATCGGATTTTTGGAGCGCGAATCAAAGATCAAGAGGGTAACTCTAAAAAACATCCTCAGTCGCCTCAAACAACAGGGCGTTATTGAGATGTCAGGTGAGAGGAAGGGGAGTTCCTACAAATTAGCCACCTCGTTATAA
- a CDS encoding polyprenyl synthetase family protein, whose product MNLEELCLPIKSELSEVDRTIQANLVSSSPFVTDIAQYVAQNGGKRLRPILCLLSSRISGARDKRIIESAVAMEFFHTATLMHDDVIDNAELRRGKTSANSRWGNQIAVLVGDFFYCRASDLLVGLRDLRVIELITRIMQITTEGEIFEIVKSNDLNCTEDDYLKIVRGKTAELMGACCEIGGILGNVSEEFTQALREYGLHIGIAFQLADDLLDYMSDPSQFGKTKGTDLKEGKLTLPLLVALKKANEPERRLIKDALIAERLEENRLKEIISIIEYHGGIQATRDLAQSYIQKAKEALTPFKPSIEKEALVCLADYVIQRQQ is encoded by the coding sequence ATGAATCTCGAAGAGCTTTGTCTACCGATCAAATCCGAACTCTCCGAAGTCGATCGCACCATCCAGGCGAATCTCGTCTCTTCGAGCCCCTTCGTGACCGATATTGCGCAGTACGTCGCTCAAAACGGCGGGAAGCGGCTCCGCCCGATTCTTTGCCTCCTCTCCTCGCGAATTTCGGGGGCGAGGGATAAAAGGATCATCGAATCCGCCGTCGCGATGGAGTTCTTCCACACCGCCACCCTCATGCATGATGATGTGATTGACAATGCGGAGCTCCGCAGGGGCAAAACCTCGGCCAATTCACGATGGGGAAATCAGATTGCCGTTTTGGTCGGCGATTTCTTTTACTGTCGCGCCTCGGATCTTCTTGTTGGGCTGAGAGATCTGAGAGTGATCGAACTCATCACCCGCATCATGCAGATCACGACAGAGGGAGAGATTTTCGAGATCGTAAAATCCAATGATTTAAACTGCACCGAGGACGATTACTTAAAAATCGTTCGGGGTAAAACAGCCGAACTGATGGGCGCCTGCTGTGAAATTGGCGGGATTTTGGGAAATGTTTCAGAAGAATTCACACAGGCCTTGAGGGAATACGGACTCCATATCGGGATCGCATTTCAGCTCGCAGATGACCTGCTGGACTATATGTCCGATCCCTCCCAGTTCGGAAAGACGAAGGGAACCGATCTTAAGGAAGGCAAACTGACCCTTCCGCTCCTGGTTGCCCTTAAAAAGGCGAACGAACCGGAAAGGCGCCTTATCAAGGACGCCCTCATTGCCGAGAGATTAGAGGAAAATCGTCTTAAAGAGATCATCTCAATTATTGAGTATCACGGGGGAATCCAGGCAACACGGGATCTGGCACAAAGCTATATCCAAAAGGCCAAAGAGGCCTTGACCCCCTTTAAACCTTCCATTGAAAAAGAGGCGCTTGTCTGCCTCGCAGACTACGTTATTCAAAGACAACAATAA